A part of Rattus rattus isolate New Zealand chromosome 6, Rrattus_CSIRO_v1, whole genome shotgun sequence genomic DNA contains:
- the LOC116903129 gene encoding 26S proteasome regulatory subunit 6B-like isoform X1 — translation MPALSMSRLQTGLSFLRPEPEDLEDLYSLYKKLQQELEFLGVQEEYIKDEQKNLKKEFLHAQEKVKQIQSILLVIGQFLEAVDQNTAIVGSTTGSNCYVCILSTIDWELLKPNASVALHKHSNALVNVLPPEAESSIMMLTSDQKPNVMYADIGSMDIQKQEVREAMELPLTHFELYKQIGIDPPRGVLMYGPPGCGKIMLAKAVAHHMTAAFIRVVGSEFVHKYLGEGPQMIWDVFHLDKENAPVIIFIDEIDAIATKRFDAQTGAYREVQRILLELLSQMDGFDQNISVKAIMATNRTDTLDPTLLRTGRLDHKIEFPLPDRRQKRLIFSTITSKMNLSEEVDVEDYVACPDKISGADINSICQESGMLTV, via the coding sequence ATGCCAGCACTGTCCATGTCTCGGCTGCAGACCGGTCTGTCCTTTCTGCGACCTGAACCTGAAGACCTGGAGGACCTATACAGCCTCTACAAGAAGCTGCAGCAAGAGCTGGAGTTCCTGGGGGTGCAGGAGGAGTATATCAAGGATGAACAGAAGAACCTGAAGAAGGAGTTCCTCCATGCCCAGGAGAAGGTAAAGCAAATCCAGAGCATTCTGTTAGTCATTGGTCAGTTTTTGGAAGCTGTGGATCAGAACACAGCCATTGTGGGCTCTACCACAGGCTCTAACTGTTATGTGTGCATCCTGAGTACCATTGATTGGGAGCTGCTCAAACCCAATGCCTCAGTGGCCCTCCACAAGCACAGCAACGCACTGGTGAATGTGCTGCCTCCCGAGGCTGAAAGCAGCATCATGATGCTCACCTCAGACCAGAAGCCCAACGTCATGTATGCCGATATAGGAAGCATGGACATCCAGAAGCAGGAGGTGCGGGAGGCAATGGAACTCCCACTTACGCACTTCGAGCTCTACAAGCAGATTGGCATCGATCCTCCCCGAGGGGTCCTCATGTATGGCCCACCTGGCTGTGGAAAGATCATGTTAGCAAAAGCAGTGGCACATCACATGACAGCTGCATTTATCCGTGTGGTGGGTTCAGAGTTTGTTCATAAGTACCTGGGTGAGGGCCCCCAAATGATCTGGGATGTGTTCCACCTGGACAAGGAGAATGCACCTGTCATCATCTTCATAGATGAAATTGATGCCATTGCCACCAAGAGATTCGATGCCCAGACCGGAGCTTACAGGGAGGTTCAGAGGATCCTGCTGGAGCTACTGAGTCAAATGGATGGATTTGACCAAAACATCAGTGTGAAGGCAATCATGGCCACAAACAGAACAGACACCTTGGATCCAACTCTACTTCGGACAGGACGCCTAGACCACAAAATTGAATTCCCACTCCCTGATCGTCGCCAAAAGAGGTTGATTTTCTCCACCATCACCAGCAAGATGAACCTTTCTGAGGAGGTCGACGTAGAAGACTATGTGGCCTGCCCAGATAAGATTTCAGGAGCTGATATCAACTCCATCTGTCAGGAGAGTGGAATGTTGACTGTCTGA
- the LOC116903129 gene encoding 26S proteasome regulatory subunit 6B-like isoform X2, with protein MPALSMSRLQTGLSFLRPEPEDLEDLYSLYKEKVKQIQSILLVIGQFLEAVDQNTAIVGSTTGSNCYVCILSTIDWELLKPNASVALHKHSNALVNVLPPEAESSIMMLTSDQKPNVMYADIGSMDIQKQEVREAMELPLTHFELYKQIGIDPPRGVLMYGPPGCGKIMLAKAVAHHMTAAFIRVVGSEFVHKYLGEGPQMIWDVFHLDKENAPVIIFIDEIDAIATKRFDAQTGAYREVQRILLELLSQMDGFDQNISVKAIMATNRTDTLDPTLLRTGRLDHKIEFPLPDRRQKRLIFSTITSKMNLSEEVDVEDYVACPDKISGADINSICQESGMLTV; from the exons ATGCCAGCACTGTCCATGTCTCGGCTGCAGACCGGTCTGTCCTTTCTGCGACCTGAACCTGAAGACCTGGAGGACCTATACAGCCTCTACA AGGAGAAGGTAAAGCAAATCCAGAGCATTCTGTTAGTCATTGGTCAGTTTTTGGAAGCTGTGGATCAGAACACAGCCATTGTGGGCTCTACCACAGGCTCTAACTGTTATGTGTGCATCCTGAGTACCATTGATTGGGAGCTGCTCAAACCCAATGCCTCAGTGGCCCTCCACAAGCACAGCAACGCACTGGTGAATGTGCTGCCTCCCGAGGCTGAAAGCAGCATCATGATGCTCACCTCAGACCAGAAGCCCAACGTCATGTATGCCGATATAGGAAGCATGGACATCCAGAAGCAGGAGGTGCGGGAGGCAATGGAACTCCCACTTACGCACTTCGAGCTCTACAAGCAGATTGGCATCGATCCTCCCCGAGGGGTCCTCATGTATGGCCCACCTGGCTGTGGAAAGATCATGTTAGCAAAAGCAGTGGCACATCACATGACAGCTGCATTTATCCGTGTGGTGGGTTCAGAGTTTGTTCATAAGTACCTGGGTGAGGGCCCCCAAATGATCTGGGATGTGTTCCACCTGGACAAGGAGAATGCACCTGTCATCATCTTCATAGATGAAATTGATGCCATTGCCACCAAGAGATTCGATGCCCAGACCGGAGCTTACAGGGAGGTTCAGAGGATCCTGCTGGAGCTACTGAGTCAAATGGATGGATTTGACCAAAACATCAGTGTGAAGGCAATCATGGCCACAAACAGAACAGACACCTTGGATCCAACTCTACTTCGGACAGGACGCCTAGACCACAAAATTGAATTCCCACTCCCTGATCGTCGCCAAAAGAGGTTGATTTTCTCCACCATCACCAGCAAGATGAACCTTTCTGAGGAGGTCGACGTAGAAGACTATGTGGCCTGCCCAGATAAGATTTCAGGAGCTGATATCAACTCCATCTGTCAGGAGAGTGGAATGTTGACTGTCTGA